One Branchiostoma floridae strain S238N-H82 chromosome 1, Bfl_VNyyK, whole genome shotgun sequence genomic region harbors:
- the LOC118424514 gene encoding leucine-rich repeat-containing protein 15-like, giving the protein MTRAMKLSCFLLVAVAACMLHESSACPMYCTCNDVGKDEVAVYCRGPKIRAIPRDIPDNTTLLEISSTELTVLRRGDFVDMPMLTQLNVGSNLKLSAVEPGTFDNLQTLTDLRLSNNSFTKLPAGLLDSLKNLTNFDCRNNKLVMIQRGLFTDHPSLQIIRVDFGNIAVLEEAAFSGLPHLSSVYVGSNRLTSLTSSAFKGSPELKSLYASGNSITAISKDAFTDTSFETLYLTRNAINIVEVEALSPLRNLQRIYLDENNIENLEGVFRDLPQLLSVNLSNNKLTSIERVFRNLPKLSSLSFNDNRISKITNSTFNGVPALESLSIANNNMYEVESGTFRKLDRLVALYMDYNQIEEISLIGLHALRSLSINYNNLHSFPTDLNDANLLEALYLNNNPIEEPLEEQFSALHRLSTLYLSNITCLKGTLNSKALCGLGALKELWLSFNELSTLPPSTFQNTTAISTMWLQNNNLTELSTGLFHGLTELNQLDLSYNQLSHLDPDTFLGLDKLRILILTGNNFTNMAHVAPALASLPSQVALNLKENPFVYLGRESFKVPIKHANILSMSRSHIRVIEEGTFMYETFSNLTTLELDQNDFLHFLPGNMLDGLDNLTAMIAHDDPFHCDCQLKAFVTWLRERVNPPYVSATCASPPSLKGKDLTDVPLASLTCDCQQVEVPSIDTSGSDNFTREGQTAMLNCKVSGCPEAEFFWTTPTGAMLAVESGFPRMEVLDSGTLVVTDAREEDTGVYTCTAVNYRGKASKEVALHVGNRH; this is encoded by the exons ATGACACGGGCCATGAAGTTATCATGTTTCCTCTTGGTGGCTGTTGCCGCGTGCATGTTGCATGAGTCCTCTGCCTGTCCGATGTACTGCACTTGTAATGATGTCGGGAAGGATGAAGTCGCAGTGTACTGCCGTGGGCCGAAGATCAGAGCCATCCCCAGGGACATTCCAGACAACACAACATTGTTGGAAATAA GTTCCACCGAATTAACTGTACTACGAAGAGGCGACTTCGTTGATATGCCCATGTTAACGCAGCTGAACGTTGGGTCCAATTTGAAGTTATCTGCAGTTGAGCCCGGAACCTTCGACAACCTACAAACTCTCACGGACCTCAGACTCTCCAACAACTCTTTCACCAAACTGCCGGCTGGACTGTTGGACAGCTTGAAGAACTTAACCAATTTTGATTGTCGCAACAACAAGTTGGTGATGATTCAACGTGGTCTATTCACCGACCATCCTTCCCTTCAAATAATCAGAGTGGACTTTGGTAATATTGCCGTGCTGGAGGAGGCCGCCTTTAGTGGCCTTCCTCATCTAAGTTCTGTATACGTCGGTTCCAATAGGCTTACTTCTCTTACCTCTTCCGCCTTCAAGGGTTCTCCAGAGTTGAAATCCCTGTACGCTAGTGGTAACTCTATCACTGCTATAAGCAAGGATGCCTTTACTGACACCAGCTTCGAGACCTTGTACCTCACCAGAAATGCCATCAACATCGTGGAGGTAGAGGCCCTCTCCCCTCTCCGAAACCTTCAACGCATTTACCTGGATGAAAACAACATTGAAAACCTGGAGGGAGTTTTCAGAGACCTTCCTCAGCTATTGTCTGTTAATTTGAGCAATAATAAACTCACCTCCATAGAAAGAGTCTTTCGAAACCTCCCCAAGCTTAGCAGCCTGTCTTTTAATGACAATCGAATATCGAAAATCACCAACTCCACGTTCAACGGGGTTCCCGCACTAGAGTCTTTGAGCATCGCGAACAACAATATGTACGAGGTTGAAAGCGGGACATTTAGAAAGCTTGACAGGCTTGTAGCACTATACATGGATTACAACCAGATCGAAGAAATTTCTCTGATAGGCTTGCACGCATTGAGAAGTCTCAGTATAAACTACAACAACTTGCACAGTTTTCCCACCGACCTGAATGACGCCAACCTGCTTGAGGCACTTTATTTGAACAACAACCCAATCGAAGAGCCGCTGGAAGAGCAATTTTCAGCTTTACATAG GCTCTCAACGCTATACCTGTCCAACATAACCTGTCTGAAGGGAACACTGAACTCAAAGGCGCTGTGTGGCTTGGGTGCTCTTAAAGAACTATGGCTGTCATTCAACGAGTTATCTACTCTCCCGCCATCAACCTTCCAAAACACCACAGCTATATCCACAATGTGGCTTCAGAACAACAATCTAACGGAACTGAGTACTGGTTTGTTCCACGGTCTGACAGAGCTGAATCAGTTGGACTTGTCATACAACCAACTCAGCCACCTGGACCCCGACACTTTTCTCGGTCTTGATAAACTCAGGATTCTAATACTAACAGGAAACAACTTCACCAACATGGCACATGTAGCTCCAGCATTAGCGAGCCTTCCTTCGCAGGTAGCTTTGAACCTCAAGGAGAATCCGTTTGTCTACCTTGGTCGTGAGTCCTTCAAAGTACCTATTAAGCATGCAAACATTCTCTCGATGTCCAGGTCACACATTCGTGTCATAGAAGAGGGAACTTTTATGTACGAGACATTTTCCAATCTGACTACATTAGAACTTGACCAAAACGACTTCCTGCACTTCCTGCCAGGCAATATGCTGGACGGCCTCGACAACCTCACGGCTATGATCGCGCACGACGATCCTTTCCACTGTGACTGCCAGCTCAAGGCCTTCGTCACCTGGCTACGTGAACGAGTCAACCCTCCGTACGTGAGCGCAACCTGCGCTAGCCCACCGAGTCTAAAGGGCAAAGACCTGACGGACGTTCCCCTGGCCAGTCTGACGTGTGACTGCCAACAGGTGGAAGTTCCGTCTATCGATACGAGTGGCAGTGATAACTTCACCCGTGAGGGTCAGACCGCCATGCTGAACTGTAAGGTCTCAGGCTGTCCTGAAGCCGAGTTTTTCTGGACCACCCCAACCGGAGCCATGTTGGCTGTGGAGTCGGGGTTCCCTAGGATGGAGGTACTGGACAGCGGTACCCTGGTGGTGACAGACGCGAGGGAAGAGGATACAGGGGTGTACACATGTACCGCTGTCAACTACCGCGGGAAGGCCAGCAAGGAAGTGGCTCTGCATGTGGGAAACAGACACTAG